From the Daucus carota subsp. sativus chromosome 8, DH1 v3.0, whole genome shotgun sequence genome, one window contains:
- the LOC108197898 gene encoding protein NODULATION SIGNALING PATHWAY 2, whose protein sequence is MFEPAMLQVQPSLLYSDSLTSFTDDEVRLYEFEFDAQNLGSQDFSSLDTTPQSSPDFCFSIQDLDNMDFQVDQPGVMLSTDHFSTVYDEQNVIFTGEIDDMLLYSMDGEESFVDVQQSTLDAEDEWSLNPSMDATDFLMHLPNGGIEVNNHVALIQPSLDLPTEGVEIDLRLVLFHLVMAYGQAIENGHNALAKAVVKHMNQTVSLVGNIMERLLHYVFSVDLKSDYLKLECKKNFYAAYMAFYQIFPYGKFAHFAANSAILKAVHENVKIIHIYDFDLGDGLQWCSMIEALRGQQRELRLTAIKWTEGESTCIPQEWKFEETKRRLIDHSSSCNVDLKVDEMMMHDFIELKKIKSRGDNGEWCAFNCMTSLPHMGRARSRKNVTEFLNGAKEIIRHTHSGIIIFGDGDAWEKQKMSSNFTSFLDGHLMHYEALLESIEFNFPVHLKEARTLMECLFVAPFASAHAQIQKWEETRECCDLESAGLSGLKGRKVSEESLMEAKEMIKEGESLYGIKVQGEFNNQLVLDWRGTELVKVSCWQS, encoded by the coding sequence ATGTTTGAACCTGCAATGCTTCAAGTTCAACCCTCATTGTTATATTCTGATAGTTTAACTTCATTTACTGATGATGAGGTTAGACTATATGAATTCGAATTCGATGCCCAAAATCTTGGCAGCCAAGATTTTTCTTCTCTGGATACAACTCCACAGTCCTCCCCAGATTTCTGTTTCTCAATCCAAGATCTTGACAATATGGATTTTCAAGTTGATCAGCCAGGTGTCATGCTGTCAACTGATCATTTTTCAACAGTTTACGACGaacaaaatgttatatttaCAGGGGAGATTGATGACATGCTTTTGTATTCTATGGATGGTGAAGAAAGTTTTGTAGATGTTCAGCAATCAACACTTGATGCAGAAGATGAATGGAGCCTCAACCCTTCCATGGACGCGACTGATTTTCTAATGCACTTGCCTAATGGAGGGATCGAGGTTAATAATCACGTGGCACTGATCCAACCATCACTAGACTTGCCTACAGAGGGAGTGGAGATTGATCTTCGACTCGTTTTATTTCATCTAGTCATGGCATATGGACAAGCCATTGAGAATGGGCACAATGCGCTTGCAAAGGCGGTTGTTAAACACATGAATCAAACAGTTAGCCTTGTCGGTAACATTATGGAGCGTTTACTGCATTACGTGTTTTCAGTGGACCTGAAATCGGACTATCTTAAGCTGGAGTGTAAGAAAAACTTCTATGCAGCTTACATGGCATTCTATCAAATATTCCCCTATGGAAAATTTGCTCACTTTGCAGCCAATTCAGCAATCCTAAAGGCTGTCCATGAAAATGTCAAGATCATTCATATCTACGACTTTGATTTAGGAGACGGCTTGCAATGGTGTTCGATGATTGAGGCCCTCAGGGGTCAGCAGAGGGAACTCAGGCTGACAGCAATCAAATGGACCGAGGGAGAATCTACTTGCATTCCTCAAGAATGGAAGTTTGAGGAGACGAAGAGACGGCTTATTGATCATTCAAGTTCCTGCAATGTAGACTTAAAGGTGGATGAGATGATGATGCATGATTTTATTGAATTGAAGAAAATAAAGAGCAGAGGTGACAATGGAGAATGGTGTGCCTTTAACTGCATGACAAGCCTCCCTCACATGGGAAGAGCGCGGAGTAGGAAGAACGTCACTGAGTTTCTTAACGGGGCCAAAGAAATCATAAGGCATACACATTCCGGAATCATAATATTTGGTGATGGAGATGCTTGGGAAAAACAGAAAATGTCCTCGAATTTTACTTCATTTTTGGATGGGCATTTGATGCATTACGAAGCTTTGCTAGAGTCCATCGAGTTTAATTTCCCGGTTCATCTTAAAGAAGCAAGGACTTTGATGGAATGCCTGTTTGTGGCGCCCTTCGCCTCTGCTCATGCACAGATTCAGAAATGGGAAGAAACAAGAGAATGCTGTGATCTTGAATCAGCAGGATTGTCTGGCTTAAAGGGTCGTAAAGTGAGCGAAGAGAGCTTAATGGAAGCTAAAGAAATGATCAAAGAAGGCGAGAGTCTGTATGGCATAAAAGTCCAAGGTGAGTTTAACAATCAGCTGGTCTTGGACTGGAGAGGAACTGAACTAGTAAAAGTGTCTTGCTGGCAGAGCTAA
- the LOC108198976 gene encoding uncharacterized protein LOC108198976, giving the protein MEKKSSCPRKLDLNAPFLSTRRIELPRLSSRRPSWDTCNRVPFSWEQTPGKPKGGLKTYDEEHCDVLPPKLPPCRWHPAPELALTRDDSHESDTKNDQERRCDQGDFSDAIDIFSLSESVDFFDRDVDDFDTRESSSTQSPSFIIQRYLSDAKALAAASSAVIPGSTSNNNYHSSRTVRQSYSSPKSCGLDIFFPWRMKHKLCGVKTPVNPTRRKHSCSLPQTQFNSCRY; this is encoded by the coding sequence ATGGAGAAAAAATCATCCTGTCCTAGAAAACTCGATCTGAATGCGCCTTTTCTCTCCACGCGACGTATAGAATTGCCTCGATTGAGCTCAAGACGGCCCTCGTGGGATACATGCAACAGGGTGCCTTTTTCTTGGGAGCAAACTCCTGGCAAGCCAAAGGGTGGCCTTAAGACTTATGATGAGGAACATTGCGATGTGCTTCCGCCTAAGCTCCCGCCCTGCAGATGGCATCCTGCACCAGAACTAGCACTCACTCGAGACGATAGCCATGAGAGTGACACGAAAAATGATCAGGAACGTAGGTGTGATCAAGGGGATTTCTCGGATGCAATTGACATTTTTTCTCTGTCAGAGTCAGTGGACTTTTTTGACagagatgtagatgatttcgaTACCAGGGAGTCCAGTTCTACTCAGTCTCCGAGTTTCATCATTCAGAGATATCTTTCGGATGCTAAGGCATTGGCTGCTGCATCATCTGCTGTTATTCCAGGTTCTACGAGCAATAATAATTATCATAGTTCACGCACTGTCAGGCAATCTTACTCGTCGCCTAAGAGCTGCGGTTTGGACATATTCTTCCCCTGGCGAATGAAGCATAAATTGTGCGGTGTCAAGACCCCGGTGAACCCGACAAGAAGAAAACACAGCTGTTCATTACCTCAAACTCAATTCAATTCTTGCCGCTATTGA
- the LOC108197440 gene encoding ammonium transporter 2: MATPGAYQAHLPAVPSWLNKGDNAWQLTAATLVGLQSMPGLVILYASIVKKKWAVNSAFMALYAFAAVLLCWVLLCYRMAFGDKLLPFWGKGAPALGQKYLLGQAKVPESTQYYKNGTVETPTIEPFYPMASLVYFQFQFAAITMILLAGSVLARMNIRAWMAFVPLWLIFSYTVGAFSLWGGGFLFHWGVIDYSGGYVIHLSSGIAGLVAAYWVGPRSKSDRERFPPNNVLLMLCGAGLLWMGWSGFNGGAPYAANNASSMAVLNTNICAATSLLVWTCLDVFYFGKPSVVGAVQGMMTGLVCITPAAGLVQAWAAIVMGILSGSVPWYTMMILHKKSILLQKVDDTLGVFHTHAVAGLLGGLLTGLLAEPDLCRLTLPVTDSRGAFYGGKGGVQFLKQLVAALFVIGWNIISTTIILLVIKVFIPLRMPDEELNIGDDAAHGEEAYALWGDGERYDPGKHGNWNGSLFTEQTTPTAYGNGIAAARGITIDL; this comes from the exons ATGGCAACTCCAGGAGCATACCAAGCACATCTACCAGCAGTACCTTCATGGCTAAACAAAGGTGACAATGCATGGCAATTAACCGCAGCAACGCTCGTCGGACTTCAAAGCATGCCTGGCTTAGTCATCCTTTACGCGAGCATTGTCAAGAAAAAATGGGCTGTGAACTCTGCTTTCATGGCCCTCTACGCCTTTGCTGCGGTCCTCCTCTGTTGGGTCCTGCTCTGCTACAGAATGGCATTCGGTGACAAACTTTTGCCTTTCTGGGGCAAAGGGGCGCCTGCTTTAGGCCAAAAGTACCTTCTTGGCCAAGCTAAAGTCCCCGAAAGCACTCAGTATTATAAGAATGGCACGGTGGAGACCCCGACCATCGAGCCATTCTATCCTATGGCCTCTCTGGTTTATTTCCAGTTTCAGTTTGCTGCAATCACTATGATTTTGTTAGCGGGATCAGTACTTGCCCGTATGAACATCCGTGCCTGGATGGCTTTTGTACCGCTTTGGCTCATTTTTTCCTACACGGTTGGTGCATTTAGTCTATGGGGAGGTGGCTTTCTTTTTCATTGGGGAGTCATTGACTACTCTGGTGGCTATGTCATTCATCTTTCTTCAGGAATCGCAGGCTTAGTAGCCGCTTATTGG GTCGGGCCGAGGAGCAAGAGTGACAGGGAAAGATTTCCACCGAACAATGTGTTACTAATGCTCTGCGGAGCAGGGTTACTATGGATGGGTTGGTCAGGTTTCAACGGAGGAGCGCCTTATGCTGCTAACAATGCCTCATCTATGGCTGTACTAAACACCAACATCTGTGCTGCAACGAGCCTTCTTGTGTGGACATGCCTCGATGTCTTCTACTTCGGAAAACCATCGGTTGTTGGAGCTGTCCAAGGCATGATGACCGGCCTCGTCTGCATCACTCCCGCAGCAG GGTTGGTTCAGGCTTGGGCGGCAATAGTGATGGGGATACTTTCTGGTAGTGTTCCATGGTACACAATGATGATTCTTCATAAGAAGTCAATTTTGCTACAAAAG GTGGATGACACACTAGGAGTGTTTCATACACACGCGGTTGCTGGCCTGCTGGGGGGACTTCTAACTGGTTTACTAGCTGAGCCAGATCTTTGCAGGCTCACATTACCTGTCACAGACTCGAGGGGTGCATTTTATGGTGGAAAGGGGGGAGTACAGTTTCTAAAACAATTAGTAGCAGCATTGTTTGTGATTGGTTGGAACATCATATCGACAACCATAATTCTTTTGGTCATAAAGGTGTTCATACCTTTAAGAATGCCTGATGAGGAACTCAATATCGGCGATGATGCAGCTCACGGGGAAGAAGCATATGCTCTCTGGGGTGATGGAGAAAGGTATGACCCCGGAAAACATGGAAACTGGAATGGATCATTATTTACAGAACAAACCACACCTACAGCATATGGTAATGGTATAGCTGCTGCTAGAGGAATAACTATTGACTTGTAA
- the LOC108197899 gene encoding BAG family molecular chaperone regulator 4, which yields MSSRDSIMKIKVLHGINWLDFSVPPNTTFGDLKAIIAEQIGMAPNVQRLFFKGIEERDQECLEIAGLKNNSKLLLRKSARNDRVEEVPASDDEIEVVKVTQKSKGSELVAEVKVDNDKLAAQVGALRKVICEGHKVFHKDLNILVEMLERQLLKLDGIKAEGEGKLQRKMEVRRVQGLLETADDLKRRNSVLIARSTESVADTTKCMPMFWPKFR from the exons ATGAGTTCCAGAGATAGCATAATGAAGATTAAGGTGCTTCATGGGATTAATTGGTTGGACTTCTCTGTCCCTCCTAACACCACTTTTG GGGATTTGAAAGCGATTATTGCCGAACAAATTGGGATGGCACCTAATGTCCAAAGGCTGTTCTTTAAAGGTATTGAGGAAAGAGATCAAGAATGTTTGGAAATAGCAGGATTGAAGAACAATTCAAAGCTGTTACTCAGGAAATCAGCTAGAAATGATAGGGTTGAGGAGGTTCCAGCTAGCGATGATGAGATTGAAGTGGTGAAGGTGACACAAAAATCCAAAGGTTCTGAGCTTGTTGCTGAAGTCAAAGTAGATAATGATAAGCTAGCAGCCcag GTTGGTGCACTAAGAAAGGTAATATGTGAAGGGCACAAGGTTTTTCATAAAGATCTTAACATTTTGGTGGAGATGCTCGAAAGACAGTTGCTGAAATTAGATGGCATCAAGGCCGAAGGAGAAGGGAAACTTCAGAGGAAGATGGAG GTGCGCCGTGTCCAAGGTCTCTTGGAAACAGCTGATGATCTCAAGAGGAGGAACTCGGTTCTTATTGCCAGGAGCACTGAATCTGTAGCAGACACAACAAAGTGCATGCCAATGTTTTGGCCGAAGTTCAGATAG